The genomic segment GTGCTGCGTCCAGCCATCATCTGGTGTGACAGCCGGGCTGTTTCGGTCGGGGAACGGGCCTTTCAGGAACTGGGACCGGAGCACTGCCTGCGCCGTCTGCTCAACAGTCCGGGCAACTTCACAGCTGCCAGACTTCGCTGGGTGCGCGAAAATGAGCCTGAAATCTATCGCCAGGCCTACAAGTGGCTGCTCCCGGGCGATTATATAGCTTTTCGCATGACCGGAGAGCCCACTACCACTGTCTCTGGGCTTTCTGAAGGGATTTTCTGGGATTTTTTAGAAGAAAAACCGGCTTACTGGCTGCTGGAGCATTTAGAAATTGACCCGGTGCTGATGCCGCGCCTGGTGCCGATCTTTGGAGGGCAGGGCGAGCTAACCCGGGAAGCGGCCGAAGCGTTGGGGCTTCAGCCTGGCACGCCCGTCACCTACCGGGCGGGTGATCAGCCAAACAACGCTTTCTCACTGGGGGTGCTGCATCCGGGTGAGGTGGCCACGACAGCTGGTACGTCGGGGGTCATTTATGCCGTGGACGACACGCCACGCTACGATCCGCAGACGCGCGTCAATACGTTTGTGCATGTCAACCACACCCTTCAGCAACGACGCTATGGCATACTGCTATGCCTGAACGGTACGGGCGCGCTCTATCGCTGGCTTCGGCAGGAGGTGCTGGGCGATACGATAAGCTATGAGGCAATGAATAAGCAGGCAGCCGTAGCCCCGATTGGTTCCGACGGAGTGCGCGTGTTGCCTTTCGGTAACGGGGCCGAACGTATGCTACGAAATCAAAACCTCGGTGCTTCGGTGCATGGTCTCGACTTCAATCGTCACGGTCGTGCACATCTACTACGGGCGGCCAAAGAGGGTATTGTCTTCGCGCTGGCTTACGGACTGGAGGTGATTCGGGGCATGGGACTGACTATTGAGACAGTGCGCGCCGGTCGCACCAGCCTGTTTTTGAGTCCCCTTTTCGGTCGGATTTACGCGACTGTCAATCGTACGGTCGTGGAGTTGTACGATACGGATGGAGCGGCTGGCGCCGCGCGGGGAGCTGGGGTCGGCCGCGGCGTGTATCCTGCGCCCGAGGCGGCTTTCCAGGGCGTACGACCGGTGGCTACGATTGAGCCTGAGCCGACCTGGCAGGCTGCTTATAGGGAAGCCTACCAGCACTGGTGTGAAATCCTCACCAATCAACTTCAAGCCGAGGCATGAGCATGACAAACGCGCAGACCTACCATAGCCTCTGCCGCTGGACGTTCCATGCCGGCAAGGGGGGCTTCGTCCCGGCCAACATGCGG from the Rhodothermus sp. genome contains:
- a CDS encoding FGGY family carbohydrate kinase codes for the protein MLLLGFDVGSSFIKGALVEAATGRVLTSVTVPEQELAIQSLRPGWAEQDPELWWQCVQQAVAALRRHYPFDPEAIGGIGIAYQMHGLVLIDRRGRVLRPAIIWCDSRAVSVGERAFQELGPEHCLRRLLNSPGNFTAARLRWVRENEPEIYRQAYKWLLPGDYIAFRMTGEPTTTVSGLSEGIFWDFLEEKPAYWLLEHLEIDPVLMPRLVPIFGGQGELTREAAEALGLQPGTPVTYRAGDQPNNAFSLGVLHPGEVATTAGTSGVIYAVDDTPRYDPQTRVNTFVHVNHTLQQRRYGILLCLNGTGALYRWLRQEVLGDTISYEAMNKQAAVAPIGSDGVRVLPFGNGAERMLRNQNLGASVHGLDFNRHGRAHLLRAAKEGIVFALAYGLEVIRGMGLTIETVRAGRTSLFLSPLFGRIYATVNRTVVELYDTDGAAGAARGAGVGRGVYPAPEAAFQGVRPVATIEPEPTWQAAYREAYQHWCEILTNQLQAEA